One window of the Triticum dicoccoides isolate Atlit2015 ecotype Zavitan chromosome 3B, WEW_v2.0, whole genome shotgun sequence genome contains the following:
- the LOC119282469 gene encoding GPI-anchored protein LLG1-like yields MELQRRAMAQTHRFLLLFHAAVLAGLASASASPSVSVSDSVFQASTGSTSTGRRSLLQTKRDCPMSFETQNYTILTNKCKGPQYPPTECCEAFKEFACPFAAYINNQSTNCADTMLTYINVHGSYPAALFADECLKGKEGVSCEGIPEIGTGVPSGGRRAQGSSPHPLVALLCGIGALLFH; encoded by the exons ATGGAGCTGCAGCGGCGAGCGATGGCTCAGACCCACCGGTTCCTGCTCCTCTTCCATGCCGCCGTCCTGGCCGGGCTCGCCTCCGCCTCCGCGTCGCCCTCCGTGTCCGTGTCTG ACAGCGTATTCCAGGCCAGCACCGGATCGACATCGACGGGGAGGAGGAGCTTGCTGCAGACCAAGAGGG ACTGCCCTATGAGCTTCGAGACCCAGAACTACACGATCCTCACAAACAAGTGCAAAGGGCCACAATACCCTCCTACTGAATGTTGTGAAGCTTTCAAGGAATTTGCATGCCCATTTGCCGCGTACATCAACAACCAGAGCACTAACTGTGCAGACACAATGTTAACCTACATCAACGTCCATGGCTCGTACCCGGCAGCCCTATTCGCCGACGAGTGCCTCAAAGGCAAGGAAGGGGTTTCTTGCGAAGGCATCCCAGAGATAGGCACCGGCGTGCCAAGTGGTGGGCGACGAGCTCAAGGGAGTTCGCCACATCCTTTGGTCGCTCTCTTGTGTGGAATAGGAGCATTGCTGTTCCATTGA